The Sesamum indicum cultivar Zhongzhi No. 13 linkage group LG6, S_indicum_v1.0, whole genome shotgun sequence genomic interval CTAGTTTAAACTATGGGTGCCTGTTTCCTCTGGTAATTCTTCATGTTTGATTAAAAATGTCAATGCAAGCAGATGGATGAGTTTGATGTTCATTTGTAGGTCAAACTTTGTGGACATGCAACTTTAGCTGCATCTCACTTTCTCTTCGCGTATAATTTGGTGAAATCTGATACAATTGAGTTCCTGACACTCTCGGGGATTCTGACGGCGAAAAGGGTACCTGAGACCAAAGTGTTAGATTTGCCCAACTCGCTGAATGGTAACGCACCTGACAGCTTCCTCATTGAACTGGATTTTCCAGTTGTTCCAGTAACACAGTACAATGGCCCTGGAGATGTTTCAGCTATTTCTAAAAGTTTGGGCGGTGCTTCTGTAAATGAGATCACGACTACAGACGGCGATCTCATTGTGCGTATTCCACTTTGTTGTTACATTGATGTTCTCGTTCTTGCAACAATAGCTAATTTATGCTACTTATTTGTAAGAGCTACTTAGTATGGAAGTGGatcttcttttatattaaaagttaACTTGCTCAATGAAGGTCTACGTTCTTGCACTACAGAGGTGAAAAAACTTTTTTGGCAAAAAGTGATATGCATATGCTATGATTTGGGCAGGTTATGCTGCCATCTGGGGAGGCAGTTGCCGAATTTGAGCCCAATTTTGATGAGATACAAAAGTGTCCTGGCAGAGGAATTATCATTACTGGACTTGCTCCTGCGGGCTCaggatttgattttttcagTCGTTTTTTCTGCCCAAAACTGGGGATTAACGAGGTAATATGCTGTaatcttttgaaaatatcttatCTCCTTCCATGTACATTGAGTATGAACGCCCAAAATAAAGCACAATACAATGATATAGATATTTGAACTGTCTCGAGTCCATGATGTTACTCTTGTTAACCTGACCCTGAGGGCTGCAATTTCATATGTACAGACTACAATAATAATTCAGGAATAATATGCCACCATTTTTGCATGTTTAGGATCCTGTATGCGGAAGTGCACATTGTGCCTTAGCGCCCTACTGGAGCAAGAAGCTCGGGAAATCTGACTTTATCGCATATCAAGTAAACACATTCTCTCTGTGACTACACATTCTTGCACATTCAGATTTGATGTGCTAAAGCTGCTTATTTCATGCATTCGAATTAGGCATCGCCGAGAAGTGGCGTGCTACATCTGCATCTTGACGAGAAGAATCAAAGAGTGTTGCTTCGAGGCACAGCAGTGGCGGTGATGGAGGGTTCTCTTCTGGTGTAAATCAAAGAGAACTTTCAAGTGGATGAACTGCTTCAAATGTCTAAT includes:
- the LOC105163246 gene encoding uncharacterized protein LOC105163246 isoform X1 is translated as MAKKPVRYCVVDAFTDSAYKGNPAAVCLLEEERDEEWMQLVAREFNISETCYLTRLSDSAESLTGSVPRFRLRWFTPVAEVKLCGHATLAASHFLFAYNLVKSDTIEFLTLSGILTAKRVPETKVLDLPNSLNGNAPDSFLIELDFPVVPVTQYNGPGDVSAISKSLGGASVNEITTTDGDLIVMLPSGEAVAEFEPNFDEIQKCPGRGIIITGLAPAGSGFDFFSRFFCPKLGINEDPVCGSAHCALAPYWSKKLGKSDFIAYQASPRSGVLHLHLDEKNQRVLLRGTAVAVMEGSLLV